A single genomic interval of Asinibacterium sp. OR53 harbors:
- a CDS encoding VOC family protein has product MNRNYLLTMLLALLVAGCCTQSATAQDNRAKANINHLAIFVVDLQKSGNFYQNIIGLDTISEPFHDGKHIWMRIGPHSALHIIQGADAPIKHFKNNHICFSVPSVRAFTAKLKEYHIKWEDVSGKEEGITRRPDGILQIWLQDPDGYWIEINDDRS; this is encoded by the coding sequence ATGAACCGTAACTATCTGCTCACTATGCTCCTGGCATTACTGGTTGCAGGCTGCTGCACGCAATCCGCCACCGCCCAGGACAATCGCGCTAAAGCCAATATCAACCACCTGGCCATTTTCGTGGTAGACCTGCAAAAATCAGGCAACTTCTACCAGAACATCATTGGCCTCGACACCATCTCCGAACCCTTCCACGATGGCAAACACATCTGGATGCGCATTGGTCCGCACAGCGCCCTCCACATCATCCAGGGAGCGGATGCGCCCATCAAACATTTTAAGAACAACCATATCTGCTTCAGCGTGCCCTCGGTAAGGGCTTTTACTGCCAAGCTGAAAGAATACCATATTAAATGGGAAGATGTGTCGGGAAAAGAGGAAGGCATTACCCGCAGGCCCGATGGCATCCTGCAGATCTGGCTGCAAGACCCAGATGGGTACTGGATCGAGATCAATGATGATAGATCATAA
- a CDS encoding TonB-dependent siderophore receptor — MKKAIVILYLLLPTTIILAQEKTDTVKTVPVPVKKDTILPQPRKDTTLTPSKKPFEGESEVIVVSSSRTNSRIEDLPTKVEVLGAEEMHEENGIKPGNIVSLLGDIAGIQIQQTNAATGNADMRIQGLQGKYTQLLRDGIPLFGGYSGSFSILQIPPLDLQQVELVKGSSSTLYGGGAIAGMLNLVSKKPKLGAPERSFTLNRSTLKENNLNFFFSGRNQKAGYTLFAGSTNQKAVDVNNDGFSDVPQVRSVFIHPRVFLYGGEKSTVILGYTLNYEDRKGGDMKVLDKTAGPQNQFFIQNKSLRNVADIIWEQQLPNSAQLTAKASASFFNRDVTTNVFGMKGNQLSWYSEVAYSQRKGQHNYVMGINFNGDDFKKQQPDSSLIPNESSNTLGFFAQDDWKFANAFTLQSGIRVDANNSYGTFMLPRLSLMYKMNRNITMRLGGGLGYKTPTLFNTELDERDYHYLSGYATGIKAERSAGANFDINYKRNMGEWNLTINQSFFYNRINQPLLLDSMGTTPAILRYQNAGAPIETTGFETYIQAKEDELELYLGYVYTDARRKYDAVNTTLPLIARHKLATIIAYEFTEKFKAGFETAYTGVQHLDNGQTTTPYVFMAAMLGYKIGKASFVLNCENLLDYRQSKNSPVVFPPYTNPRFPEIWAPLEGRVLNLSMYVKFNTRSHAL, encoded by the coding sequence ATGAAAAAAGCAATCGTAATACTATACTTACTCCTTCCCACAACAATCATTCTTGCGCAGGAAAAAACCGATACCGTTAAAACAGTCCCTGTCCCAGTAAAAAAAGATACTATTCTTCCTCAACCCAGAAAAGACACAACCCTCACTCCCTCGAAAAAACCATTCGAAGGCGAATCGGAAGTAATCGTTGTTTCTTCCTCACGCACCAACTCGCGCATTGAAGACCTGCCTACCAAAGTAGAAGTACTGGGCGCCGAAGAAATGCACGAAGAGAATGGCATCAAGCCAGGCAATATTGTTAGCTTATTGGGCGATATCGCAGGCATACAAATACAGCAAACCAATGCCGCCACCGGCAATGCCGATATGCGCATACAAGGATTGCAGGGAAAATATACGCAGCTACTGCGCGATGGTATTCCGCTGTTCGGAGGCTACTCGGGCAGCTTTAGCATTTTGCAGATACCACCGCTCGATCTGCAACAAGTAGAACTGGTAAAAGGTTCGAGCTCTACTTTGTATGGTGGCGGTGCCATCGCCGGTATGCTCAACCTGGTATCTAAAAAACCTAAGCTGGGTGCACCGGAGAGAAGTTTCACACTTAACCGTTCTACGCTGAAAGAAAATAACCTGAACTTTTTCTTCTCGGGAAGGAATCAAAAAGCCGGTTATACCCTTTTTGCAGGTAGTACAAATCAAAAAGCAGTTGACGTAAACAATGATGGCTTTTCAGATGTACCCCAGGTAAGAAGCGTATTCATTCACCCTCGCGTGTTTTTATACGGGGGAGAAAAGTCCACCGTGATATTGGGTTACACACTCAACTACGAAGACCGCAAAGGCGGCGATATGAAAGTGCTCGACAAAACAGCCGGTCCGCAAAATCAATTCTTCATACAAAACAAAAGCCTGCGCAATGTGGCCGATATTATCTGGGAGCAGCAACTGCCCAACAGCGCACAACTCACGGCCAAAGCGAGTGCCAGTTTTTTCAACCGCGATGTAACCACCAATGTTTTTGGCATGAAGGGCAACCAGTTGAGCTGGTACAGTGAAGTAGCTTATTCGCAGCGAAAAGGACAACACAACTATGTAATGGGCATCAACTTCAACGGCGATGATTTTAAAAAACAACAGCCCGACAGTAGCCTCATACCCAACGAATCATCCAATACCCTTGGCTTTTTTGCACAAGACGACTGGAAGTTCGCCAACGCTTTCACCTTACAAAGCGGGATAAGGGTAGATGCCAATAACAGCTACGGTACTTTCATGCTCCCCCGCTTATCGCTCATGTATAAAATGAACCGGAACATTACCATGCGTTTAGGAGGCGGCCTGGGTTACAAAACGCCCACACTTTTCAATACAGAACTCGATGAGAGAGATTATCATTATCTCTCCGGTTATGCTACAGGTATTAAAGCAGAGCGGTCTGCCGGCGCGAATTTCGATATCAACTATAAACGCAACATGGGCGAATGGAACCTCACCATCAACCAATCATTCTTCTACAACCGCATCAACCAGCCGTTGCTGCTCGACAGCATGGGAACAACACCTGCGATACTCCGGTATCAAAATGCCGGCGCTCCTATTGAAACCACCGGTTTTGAAACCTATATACAAGCCAAGGAAGACGAACTGGAACTATACCTGGGTTATGTGTACACAGATGCCAGAAGAAAATACGATGCAGTAAATACAACACTGCCCCTGATTGCGCGACACAAACTGGCTACCATCATTGCCTATGAGTTCACTGAAAAATTCAAAGCAGGTTTTGAAACAGCCTATACCGGTGTGCAGCACCTCGACAATGGGCAAACCACTACACCCTACGTTTTCATGGCAGCGATGCTGGGATATAAAATAGGCAAAGCCTCCTTCGTGCTGAACTGCGAAAACCTGTTAGATTATCGCCAGAGCAAAAACAGCCCGGTAGTGTTCCCGCCCTATACCAATCCACGCTTCCCCGAAATATGGGCGCCATTGGAAGGAAGGGTGTTGAACCTTTCGATGTATGTGAAGTTTAATACGCGATCTCACGCCTTATAA
- a CDS encoding PepSY-like domain-containing protein has product MMLIYMGLITVAFAQNTKPTEAAEKAFRQQFPNAKEVKWDKENKHEYEASFVLDSKKGSANFSASGEWLETEMAIPQSAAPQAVLDGFKKAHTDATIAAIYKIETKNGQHYFEIEYKVKGGKTKEAKLASDGKLM; this is encoded by the coding sequence ATGATGCTCATATACATGGGCCTCATTACCGTTGCGTTTGCACAAAACACCAAACCAACCGAAGCGGCGGAGAAAGCATTCCGCCAGCAATTCCCCAACGCCAAAGAAGTGAAGTGGGATAAAGAAAACAAGCACGAATATGAGGCATCATTTGTGCTGGATAGCAAAAAAGGATCAGCCAATTTCTCCGCTTCGGGAGAATGGCTGGAAACCGAAATGGCCATCCCGCAAAGCGCCGCACCACAAGCTGTACTGGATGGGTTTAAAAAAGCGCACACTGACGCCACCATTGCAGCAATCTATAAAATAGAAACCAAAAATGGACAACACTATTTTGAGATCGAATACAAGGTGAAAGGCGGAAAAACCAAAGAAGCCAAACTGGCTTCCGATGGTAAACTGATGTAA
- a CDS encoding serine hydrolase, producing MKKAIACLLLVVCSYQTISAQIAASVAIPENKSFSAERLQRIDKLIQQYIDSGWIAGAVALVTHNGHTIYYKALGYDDKEQHKKLEKDAIFRIASQTKAITSVAIMQLYEEGRLLLDDPISKYIPGFKNPTVLNQFNKTDSSYTTVPAKREVTIRDLLTHTSGISYAQIGTPVGNAIYAKAGVVGGIGLLNGTSAENIERLAHLPLMHQPGEHFTYGLNTDVLGYLVEVLSGQSLAEYFREHIFEPLGMKDSYFYLPKEKYNRLAMLHSEDKSKHVVNMEPKIGINGEFYRDYPLDPDGKFYSGGGGLVSTAYDYTLFMESLMNGGMLNGKRILSAHSIRLMTQNQIGDLYVNGSRLTKFGLGFEIVTDAASGRSTSPPGTFSWGGMFSSTYWIDPQEKITAQFVLQQFPNSHGDIGEKFKVLVYQALQTD from the coding sequence ATGAAAAAAGCCATTGCATGCCTGTTGCTGGTTGTTTGTTCTTATCAAACCATATCAGCACAAATTGCTGCATCCGTAGCAATCCCCGAAAACAAAAGCTTTTCTGCTGAACGTTTACAAAGGATCGACAAACTGATCCAGCAATACATCGATAGCGGATGGATCGCCGGCGCCGTTGCGCTTGTTACCCATAACGGACATACGATATATTATAAGGCCTTGGGTTATGACGATAAGGAGCAGCACAAGAAACTGGAGAAAGACGCCATTTTCCGTATCGCTTCGCAAACCAAAGCTATTACCAGCGTGGCCATCATGCAATTATATGAAGAAGGCAGGTTGCTGCTCGATGATCCCATCTCCAAATACATTCCCGGGTTTAAAAACCCTACGGTACTTAATCAGTTCAATAAAACCGATTCCAGTTATACTACTGTACCTGCTAAACGGGAGGTTACCATCCGCGACCTGCTTACCCATACTTCGGGCATTTCTTATGCGCAAATCGGTACGCCCGTTGGCAATGCCATCTATGCCAAAGCCGGCGTGGTGGGCGGCATCGGTTTGTTAAACGGCACTTCTGCCGAGAACATTGAGCGGCTGGCACATCTTCCGTTGATGCACCAGCCGGGAGAGCATTTCACGTACGGACTGAACACCGATGTACTCGGTTACCTGGTAGAAGTACTGAGCGGACAAAGTCTCGCTGAGTATTTCCGGGAACATATTTTTGAGCCGCTGGGTATGAAGGACTCTTATTTCTACCTGCCCAAAGAAAAGTACAACCGCCTGGCCATGCTGCATTCGGAAGATAAGAGCAAGCATGTGGTGAACATGGAACCGAAAATAGGTATCAATGGCGAGTTTTACCGCGATTACCCGCTTGACCCCGATGGGAAGTTTTATTCCGGTGGCGGCGGACTGGTATCTACTGCTTACGATTATACCCTTTTCATGGAAAGCCTCATGAATGGCGGCATGCTTAACGGCAAAAGGATACTGAGTGCGCATTCTATACGGCTCATGACGCAAAACCAGATCGGCGACCTGTATGTGAACGGATCGCGCCTTACCAAATTCGGGTTGGGTTTTGAAATTGTTACCGATGCCGCCAGTGGCAGGAGCACTTCCCCGCCCGGTACTTTCAGTTGGGGTGGTATGTTCAGTTCTACTTATTGGATAGACCCGCAGGAAAAGATCACGGCACAGTTTGTGTTGCAGCAGTTTCCTAATTCTCATGGAGATATTGGTGAAAAATTCAAGGTGCTGGTGTACCAGGCGTTGCAAACGGATTAA
- a CDS encoding Fic family protein — translation MDKITTTQELARIETALAQFSEGASIENIKNALNPPIGKRTLQRRLVKLQEIGVVSISGRNKATRYHLIRAKEEKIENISKEHSIPLSPEAEEIIKIITQPENMREPVAYNIDFLMSYRPNVDSYLSDAEKNKLAELGKTTGLDQPAGTYAKNILQRLLIDLAWNSSRLEGNTYSLLETQRLLALGKAAEDKTAEEAQMILNHKEAIEFIVRFADEVHFSHYFVSGLHALLSNNLMADPDASGRLRTIGVGIGRSVYMPLEIPQQIEEMFGIILHKADQIENPFEQSFFVSVHLPYLQPFEDVNKRVSRLAANIPLIKHNLSPLSFVGVPKGVYIYGLLGIYEFNRIEVLKDVFMWAYARSAARYAALRQTVGKPDPFVSKYRQEIRSLVSEIVLNALPYEEAIQKIKQAAEQLPEEDRVRFTEIIDTDLMNLKENNIARYFIRPSEFRVWKEKWEL, via the coding sequence ATGGACAAGATCACAACGACTCAAGAATTGGCTCGCATTGAAACCGCGCTTGCACAATTTTCCGAAGGGGCATCCATTGAGAACATTAAAAACGCCCTCAATCCGCCTATTGGGAAAAGAACTTTGCAAAGACGATTAGTAAAGCTGCAAGAGATCGGCGTTGTTTCAATATCCGGCCGGAATAAGGCAACCCGTTACCACCTTATTCGCGCCAAAGAAGAAAAAATAGAGAATATTTCAAAAGAGCATAGCATTCCTCTCTCGCCGGAAGCAGAAGAAATCATAAAGATTATTACGCAACCTGAAAACATGAGAGAGCCTGTTGCCTACAACATAGACTTTCTTATGTCGTATCGCCCGAATGTAGATTCGTATTTGAGCGATGCTGAAAAAAATAAACTCGCTGAACTTGGAAAGACAACGGGATTAGATCAACCCGCAGGAACTTACGCGAAAAATATCCTGCAGAGGCTTTTGATTGATCTCGCTTGGAACTCAAGCCGCCTTGAAGGGAATACATACAGCCTTCTTGAAACGCAACGCCTTCTCGCTTTGGGAAAAGCTGCCGAAGATAAAACGGCAGAAGAAGCCCAAATGATCCTGAATCACAAGGAAGCCATTGAGTTTATTGTTCGTTTTGCTGATGAAGTTCACTTTAGCCATTATTTTGTTTCAGGGTTACACGCGCTTCTGTCAAACAACCTGATGGCAGACCCAGACGCATCAGGTCGCCTTCGCACAATTGGGGTAGGCATTGGCCGCTCTGTTTATATGCCCTTGGAGATCCCTCAACAGATCGAAGAAATGTTCGGGATTATCCTGCATAAAGCAGACCAGATTGAAAACCCGTTTGAGCAATCGTTTTTCGTTTCTGTTCATCTGCCTTACTTGCAACCCTTCGAGGATGTAAACAAGCGTGTCTCGCGCCTTGCCGCGAATATCCCGCTTATCAAACATAATCTTTCACCTTTGTCCTTTGTTGGTGTTCCAAAGGGTGTTTATATCTATGGGCTTCTCGGCATTTATGAATTCAACAGAATAGAAGTTCTCAAAGACGTTTTTATGTGGGCTTACGCGCGTTCCGCCGCACGTTATGCAGCTTTGCGCCAAACCGTCGGCAAGCCCGACCCTTTCGTGTCAAAATACAGGCAGGAAATCAGAAGCCTCGTTTCAGAGATCGTTTTGAACGCTCTTCCTTATGAAGAAGCCATACAGAAAATAAAACAAGCGGCGGAACAACTGCCAGAAGAAGATCGTGTTCGATTTACCGAGATCATTGACACGGATTTGATGAATCTGAAAGAGAACAATATCGCGCGTTACTTTATCCGCCCTTCCGAGTTTAGGGTGTGGAAAGAGAAATGGGAACTTTAA
- the purN gene encoding phosphoribosylglycinamide formyltransferase — protein MFNPSPIRIAIFASGAGSNAEKIIEHFTGHPRVKVALVVCNKPDAGVVNIAAHHQVPVLLIEKEPFFRGDAYVAALKQREIGFIVLAGFLWKVPAALIQAYPNRIINIHPALLPKYGGKGMYGRHVHEAVIAAGEKESGITIHYVNEHFDEGAPIFQATCVVEPGDTPESLAQKVHVLEHRHFPRVVEEVVRQYEE, from the coding sequence ATGTTCAATCCCTCTCCCATTCGTATCGCCATTTTTGCTTCGGGTGCCGGCTCCAATGCCGAAAAGATCATCGAACATTTTACCGGTCATCCCCGTGTAAAAGTGGCGCTGGTAGTTTGCAACAAACCTGATGCCGGAGTGGTAAACATAGCCGCCCATCACCAGGTTCCGGTATTATTGATTGAAAAAGAGCCTTTTTTCAGGGGTGATGCCTATGTAGCTGCCCTGAAACAACGGGAGATCGGGTTCATTGTGCTGGCCGGTTTTCTCTGGAAGGTCCCCGCGGCCCTCATTCAGGCTTATCCCAACCGCATCATTAATATACATCCGGCCCTTTTGCCCAAATACGGGGGTAAGGGCATGTATGGCAGGCATGTGCACGAAGCGGTAATCGCCGCCGGTGAAAAAGAAAGCGGCATTACCATACATTATGTAAATGAGCATTTTGATGAGGGAGCGCCTATTTTCCAGGCCACTTGTGTTGTTGAACCAGGCGATACGCCCGAAAGCCTGGCTCAAAAAGTGCATGTACTGGAACACCGGCATTTTCCCCGGGTGGTGGAAGAAGTGGTACGGCAGTATGAAGAATAA
- a CDS encoding c-type cytochrome codes for MISLSRIAKTSFLSAVLLMGLSLVNPASAQDGKTVFNTNCASCHAVNKKLTGPALAGVEDRWSDRKKIHAWVHNPAGFAKTDAYAANLMKEYSPTVMTGFPNLSDKEIDAVLDYIKTVPAAGAAGAANPAADAKTSEGDNSLLFGVLTLILAVVALILLQVNSNLKKLADKHEGHDTAEPIPFWKNKSYIAMLTVILFVIGGYFVSKGAMALGRSKDYQPEQPIFYSHKVHAGINQINCQYCHIGVYQGKQATIPSVNICMNCHKAINEYKGEKIFNEAGDEVNGTAEIQKLYKYAGYEPGKPWDETKAKPIEWVRIHNLPDHVYFNHSQHVKAGQVACQTCHGEITKMAEVKQFADLSMGWCINCHRETQVQFKDNGFYSIYEKYHQDLKSGKIDSAKGITVEKIGGTECQKCHY; via the coding sequence ATGATATCTCTTAGTCGTATAGCCAAAACCAGTTTCCTCAGTGCAGTTCTTTTAATGGGCCTTTCTTTAGTGAATCCCGCCTCCGCACAGGATGGTAAGACCGTTTTTAATACCAATTGCGCCTCCTGTCACGCAGTAAATAAAAAACTGACCGGTCCTGCCCTGGCTGGTGTGGAAGATCGCTGGTCCGACAGGAAAAAGATACATGCATGGGTACACAATCCTGCAGGTTTTGCCAAAACCGACGCGTATGCGGCCAACCTGATGAAGGAGTACAGTCCTACTGTAATGACCGGCTTCCCGAACCTGTCTGACAAAGAGATCGACGCCGTACTGGATTATATCAAAACTGTTCCCGCTGCCGGCGCAGCAGGCGCCGCTAACCCGGCTGCCGATGCCAAAACCAGTGAAGGCGATAATAGCCTCCTTTTCGGCGTTCTCACCCTGATCCTGGCCGTTGTAGCCCTGATCTTATTACAGGTGAACTCGAACCTGAAAAAACTGGCCGATAAGCACGAAGGCCACGATACCGCCGAACCCATTCCTTTCTGGAAGAACAAGAGCTATATTGCCATGCTCACCGTGATCCTGTTCGTGATCGGTGGTTATTTTGTGTCGAAAGGCGCGATGGCACTGGGCCGCAGCAAAGATTACCAACCCGAACAACCTATTTTCTACTCGCATAAAGTACACGCAGGCATCAACCAGATCAACTGCCAGTATTGCCATATCGGTGTATACCAGGGCAAACAGGCCACCATTCCTTCGGTGAACATCTGTATGAACTGCCACAAAGCCATCAACGAATACAAAGGCGAAAAGATCTTCAACGAAGCCGGCGACGAAGTGAACGGAACAGCAGAGATCCAGAAATTATACAAATATGCAGGTTATGAGCCCGGCAAACCCTGGGACGAAACCAAAGCCAAACCCATTGAATGGGTGCGCATCCACAACCTGCCCGACCATGTTTATTTCAACCACTCACAGCACGTGAAAGCAGGCCAGGTAGCTTGTCAGACCTGCCACGGTGAGATCACCAAGATGGCCGAAGTGAAGCAGTTTGCCGACCTGAGCATGGGCTGGTGTATCAACTGCCACCGCGAAACACAGGTGCAGTTCAAAGACAACGGATTCTACAGCATTTATGAGAAATACCACCAGGACCTGAAGAGCGGAAAGATCGATAGCGCCAAAGGTATTACCGTAGAGAAGATCGGCGGTACAGAGTGTCAGAAATGTCACTACTAG
- a CDS encoding M48 family metallopeptidase, with protein MKFYNIIIKYRFWLSLLLLVVAVVLNVTGTGFWPTFPLYFVAVIGLFSHFFIGPLRLIQEPMEQGNIEEVERILNTIWFPGLLFKPVRSTYYTIKGNLAMMKQDFDTAEKHLKKSTELGAPMPEAEGANKLQLGMMAMQRGDLKQGESYIRAAIRAGIPDKESEAVAYLSMCQIFMNKREFRAAKDFFRKAKACKPTTKQVLDQIKEIEKYISRMPG; from the coding sequence ATGAAGTTTTATAATATCATCATCAAATACCGTTTCTGGCTGAGTTTGTTGCTATTGGTAGTGGCTGTAGTGCTCAATGTTACCGGAACCGGATTCTGGCCCACTTTCCCCTTGTATTTCGTAGCCGTAATAGGCCTGTTCAGCCATTTCTTCATTGGTCCGCTGCGCCTCATACAGGAACCCATGGAACAAGGCAATATTGAAGAAGTAGAAAGAATACTCAATACCATCTGGTTTCCCGGCCTGCTGTTCAAACCCGTACGCTCTACCTATTACACCATCAAGGGTAACCTGGCCATGATGAAGCAGGACTTCGACACCGCCGAAAAACACCTGAAGAAAAGTACCGAGCTCGGCGCACCCATGCCCGAAGCCGAAGGCGCCAATAAACTGCAACTGGGCATGATGGCCATGCAACGTGGCGACCTGAAACAAGGCGAATCCTATATCCGCGCCGCCATCCGCGCCGGTATACCCGATAAAGAAAGCGAAGCAGTAGCTTACCTGAGCATGTGCCAGATATTCATGAACAAGCGTGAGTTCCGCGCCGCCAAAGATTTCTTCCGCAAAGCCAAAGCCTGCAAACCCACCACCAAACAGGTGCTCGACCAAATTAAAGAAATTGAAAAGTATATTTCCAGGATGCCTGGCTAA